The following nucleotide sequence is from Nitrosopumilus adriaticus.
CAGTATTGCAATGTTTGCAAGTTCTTTTCATAATGAAAATTGTTCTATTTAGCATATAACCAAAAAGTAATTTTTTTCATAGTGCTAATTTATGATTAAATGTGAGGCTAGATTTTTTAGTAGAAGTATATTCTTGTAATCTGTGTCTGAAGATCCAGAAATTCAAAAAATAATGCAAAAAAAACTAGCAGAAATGCTCAACCAAAAAAATCAGCCCAAAATTGAGCCTGGAATCATAGATTTGAATGGCTCTAATTTCGATCAGGTGGTTTCAGCTGAGAATCCAACATTGGTAGATTTTTGGGCTGAATGGTGTGGTCCATGCAAATCTATGCATCCAATATTTGAGAGCCTTTCAAAAAAATATCCTAATGTAAAATTTGCTAGAGTAAATGTGGATCAAAATCAAAATATCTCAATGAAGTTTGGCGTACAATCAATTCCAACATTTATCATGTTCAAGTCAGGCCAGATTGTAGATAAAATGATGGGCGCAGTAGGGGCTCCTGGAATTCATATGATCTGTAAAAAGCACTCTCAATAATTAATAACCATAAATTGGTTCTTTTTCTCTTTGAATTCTAACTATATCATTTAGAACTTCTTGTTCTTCGGGACTTAGCTTATGCATATACTTGGTGAGTAATTTTTTAGCTTCTGGTGATGGAGGAAATGTATAGAAAACTTCTTCTTCGAAAATTTGTCTTCCAATTGTTACATCATTAACAGAGCACGCAACTTCATCCCCTGCCTTTGCAGAAGATACTGTTTTTTTATCAAGCTGTAGTTGGTGAATTGTTCCAACTTTCCGTCCAGACATATTCATAAATGGAACTTTATGTTTTAGATTTCCAACATCCACGCGAACCCCAAATACTGCAGGATTATTATTTCTAAAG
It contains:
- the trxA gene encoding thioredoxin, yielding MSEDPEIQKIMQKKLAEMLNQKNQPKIEPGIIDLNGSNFDQVVSAENPTLVDFWAEWCGPCKSMHPIFESLSKKYPNVKFARVNVDQNQNISMKFGVQSIPTFIMFKSGQIVDKMMGAVGAPGIHMICKKHSQ